A segment of the Ipomoea triloba cultivar NCNSP0323 chromosome 1, ASM357664v1 genome:
aaaattatttcccatttttttcatatttattttaataatgatataattatataaatcatattacatatccatttttctaaaataaatgaaatcaaACGATcctcatatattattgatacttttgcattgatcttataattaaataaatgtgcacttttaaatattataattatttaaaacttcacctttaattttattatttaaatatatattccctgtttggtaaaatagttagtctatcagccaattttagcttatttgacactattagctatttgactttgttaaaatatcaatataagtgtttggttaatcaactttttgtaactccaacatgctaaaatttaaaaagttgctaaaagtaactttttcaagcacctttttgagaaaattttatcAACTATTTATACCGTCTAACCCAATCAAACAtggccatttaccaaacagggccataataatttaaaaaaataaaaaattaatccgTGCATCGctatcgcacgggtaatttattagtataatataatagttgTAGGGGAGAACAATATTCgtactaaatttttatttcaaatattattttaaacaatattactTGTAATAagtgttaaaatattttatacttattaGTTGCTCGTGAAAGATGAGTTTTCTAGATTTGGTGATCAAAATATTTGCATATTTGACAGAAGTCTAACTATTTGTTTGAACTTTTAGTCAAAAATAAGACACATCCTTCAATTAACCAttacacaaaattttaaacatctAAATTTGCCAGCGCATGAAACCCAAAATCCTCATTCTGATaagagaaaacaaaatatatgtGACAAAAGTCAAAATTCTTAGAATCAAGTAGAGAACGGAAATAACGTGAACTACGTTAATAATAAGACTTATATGGAAATTTTCAACTGGAGAATATAATGCATTTACTTAGTTGTCTGGTCCTACCTGTACGTGGTCATGGGTCTcttgctatatatataatatatgctcATTTAGAAAGCTTATTATCTTGTGTGTTTAATATTTGTTGACCCTTTTCAACATTTCCGAAAATGGGGGTTTGTACTCTTTATGTTATTGTCTGTGTTTTGCTTATTTTGTATATGGTTGATAATGGGCGTAGTGAGAGTGGTTTAGGTGGTAATGATGGAATATTATACCAAGGTGAAGGCAATGGTGTTTATGTAAGAGATGGTTCTGGTAAAGGTAGATATTTAAAAACGATGATTACTAGTGAAACAAATGGTGAGAGTAAACTAATCAACAAAGGAGGAATTGGAGCAAATCTCAACAAAGCGATTGTTGACATGGGTGGCATAAGTGGTGGTGCTCTTGGTGGATTTGAAGCATGCGCTGCTATAGGTGGAGGTATTGAGGGTGGTTTTGGTGGTGGAGACGGCGAATTTGGGGGTGATATTCATGGTAGTTGGGGTCTAAGTGTTGGTGGAGGTATTGACATACCTGGGGGTATTGGTAAagaatttgttttaaaaaatgagcTTAAAGGTGATGGTGGTAGTGGTATAAGTGAAGGCTTTAGAGCTGGTATTGGACAGGATTTTGGAGATAAAGTTGGTAATGTAATCAATGGGGGTGTTGGAGGTGGTATAGGCACAGATTTTGGTAATGGTGGAAGTTTAGGAGACAAAGTAGTTGATGATATTGGAGGAGGTATTAGGGGAGGTGGTGGAGGAGGTATTGGGTTTGGTTTTGGAGGTGGAAGTGGAGACGGTGGAGTCGGGTTAGGGGGTGGGTTTGGAGGTGGTGTTGGCACTGATTTTGGTAATGGTGGAAGTTTAGGAGACAAAGTAGGTGATGATATTGGAAGAGGCATTAGTGGAGGTGGTGGAGGAGGTATTGGGTTTGGTTTTGGAGGTGGGAGTGGAGGCGGCTTAGGGGGTGGGTTTGGAGGTGGTGTAGGTGATGATATTGGAGGAGGTATTAGTGGAGGTGGcagtggaggaggaggaggaggtatTGGGTTTGGTTTTGGAGGTGGTGACGgttatggtaatggtaatggtagAGGCTTTGGAGGGAGAAGTGGTGGGTTTGGAAGTGGCTCTGGTGGAGGTGGTAATTGTGGTGGTCTTGGAGGTGGTAGTTTTGGTAAAGGTGGTGGAATAAGTAGTCGGATTGGAGGTGGGTATGGAGATAATGATATAGGGGGAGAGTTGGGGGATGGACTTGTAGATAGGATTGGTGGTGGGGGTGGTTTTGGAGGTGGATTTGGTGGGGGCATTGGAGGTGGAGCaattggtggtggtggagggAATGGAGGTGGTTTACCAGATTTCGGCGGTGGATTAGGTCGTGGTGGTTTTGGATTGGGTATGAATGAAGGCACTGGAAGTGGTGCTGAAAGTAATACTGGTTTCGGAGGTGGTTTATGAAATGATGGATTTGCAACTTTATATTAGTTTGTGACAActttttattatgtataatttgtatttattgtatgctatttatactattaataaaaacaatattctcgaCTTTAATTTCACTCCCAAAACACTCAGTTAAGGTTTgcaaaacatttaaaaatatcgtaatacaattcctatccgtaatacaattgtacattaaaatattatggtaatagaattcctaataaaatatcttttttCTCTACGTAccgttcttattcgtaatataattctagattaaaattactaatcgtaataatacattacatatatttccctgcaatgcaatctatattatctataaagacagtatcatcaactttaacttccagcccaaaacactcctatactgttaaagtttgcttaattttttaaaatatcgtaatacaattcctattcgtaatacaattatacattcaaatatggtaatacaatttctaataaaatatattcttctctacgttcctattcgtaatacaattctagattaaaattactaactattaataaaaacaatatccttaaCTTTAACTTCCAGCCCAAAACACTTTTATAAGGTTtgggtaatacaattcctatttcaattgtacaaaaaaaaaaaaaaaaaaagagaaaaagaaaaaagaaaaaaaaaagcccaaTGGCGGTTGATGTTAAGAAAAATTCGGTTcagttaatggttaaaggaatcttggaacttcggttaacggttaattcggttcgaaaggtcggttaaccgaatatatatatatatatatatatatatatatatatatatatatatatatatatatataattaattaaatataaatactaaatactaattggattgaagatttaaagttatggatgtttaaatatttgaagttatggatgatttgtattttattttaattggatttattattttatgtgttatttttaaaattttatattttaagtttaaaaattttcggttaatcggttaaccaaccgattaaccgaaaaagatttcggttcggttaattccGTAACACaaacttcggttcggttaacggttaaggGTTTTAAGatttcggttaattcggttcggttaactgaacggttaaccgaatgcacacccctatctgggatatagggtatactCTAATGATCCTATgtaacatggtaagctcaaacaaaacgcatacacaaagctatataaacaaattttccacactttaaagataaaaaacggggcttaaaatagaaaagggataagaggacaaaccaagtatgcatccctctttccacactttagcttccatcaTAGGTCTGTCTCCGTTATCGATGCTCTATACAAAATGGAGACACAATATACAAAAGGGTTTCGGGagaactattcaattattataaacttgatagaatataatagcaatataataataaaacataaacatagataattaagcatttaaatataaaataaagcaaaaattattcAAGTAAACTAGCAATTATTTAAGTGCgtgaaaagtaaagcagtttaaaagcattaaacataaagcaaaataaagtaaagtaaagtaaataaaggCGGAACCCCACGCGTAGGGATCCTAATATTTGAATGGGACAATCAACCATTTGGTAACAAATGTTGTTCAGACTGCATAGTCACAAATCAAGATTCAGAATCGAGAGTGGAGGGATATGGCATCACTGATCGCCGAAGGATGGAGGATTGAACTGCCTTGCAAATTGAGCCTGAAGCTCCTGAATCATTCTGGCATTTTCCTCCACTGCTCTTCGTGTACGAAGAAGCTCCTCATTTTGGCTATCCTGCCTCGTAGATATGGATGTGAACTGCCCTTCCTGCCATGCTCGCTGCTCGTGCCAAAAATTCATCTGCTCATCATGGAGCTGCTGTTGGAAAGCTTGAGATGCTTCCCAATCTATCgaagtagggccttgctcctgcgcTTCAGCTGCTTCGTCcttctcttcttcctcatcttcattATCCTCATCAGACTCACTGTCAACTTCCAGATCTGGCGCATCATCCCCTCCCAACTTGAGGTACATCGCGAAGAACTCGGTCACGGAAAAGGCAATCATGGGACCCTCGTCTCTTTCACCTAAAAGACGGTTTGCTAGGCCCAAACCCTAACACAATCTTGTAACGAAAGGTCCAATAAAGACTGTTTGTACCTTGTTCTTGAGTTGGGTTTTAAGCCATTTTCGTGCCTGAACTCCCATGTTAATGTCGACATGATTCTCCATGCACGACATGTAGAATAAGTCCTGTCTGTAGACCTTGTTCCTGTTCGTCGTTCTTCCCGAGAGGTTCACAGCAAAAGCCAATCTTATGGCTTTTAGATAGTTCTTTGTGATGAGCTTCGCCTTCAAGTTGGATGAGTTGTACACTGCGTTGTTGGTTATGCTCTTCCAATAGTTGATAGCAACTGAGTCTGAAACAAAGTCAGTCTTGTAATCCCTGAAATATGGCATAGTTTCCTCAATAGCATCATTAAATCCAAgagtaacacctaaagtgttaactGATAGGTTGTAGTGATTGCCAAACAACCGGAATGAGATCGACTCCCTCGCATTATTGGCCTCCTTTTTTATGTCAAGCGTGGCAAAAAATTCATAAGTGACCAGCGCGTAGGTTGGACCTCGCCACTCGAATAATAGGCGTAGTTGAGGGTGTCCTATCAATGTATTCACTTCATCCAAGCAACCAAattcctttaaaaaattttcGTCAAAGAATCGGCCCACGCTTAGCTGCTTGCTTTTGTAAGTTCCACAAGAGTGCGCTGAGAAAGTGTCAAGTGCCTTAGAGATCTCGTGCCTCTCTCTTGAGGAGCTTGTGGAACTGCTGGTTCGTTTCGTGTAGCTTGGGGTCGTGCTCTCGACCGACTAGATTCGTCGTGATCGTACTTAGATTTCTTTGCCATTTCTTTAGAtcttcccatcctacaaaatttagaaattagtactcatggtaattggttttatgTAACTATCTTTCAAATAAATCACCATTGAAttcatgtaaaattccttgttaagatataatgtattttgaacacatagggttaaggatttttgaaaatttcgccatagtttcccctatattttgaacaattctagcataagaatatgaacaatatcattccattatcacacacatgcacaatatcatcataagataattcaatttgatggtcaaataagaagtcaactcaaaaagtcaagaatttcaaaaagtcaacttcatcttcttcctcaattctaaaattagggtttgaaattgaaaattcaatttttgcaatGTGGCAAgtggaaagtcaaattgatggcatataataggtctataacaagtttacacatcaattcaagaatcaatttcataatctagacaagaaattcaataaacccatttgttcaacaatggtgttcacacttgaagctcaattttaaatttcaatccatcaatgtaaccatcaataataaaagaaaacatcaagggatagttctatgaagcattataaactgtaacaccccaattttcaactcttacatttattacaaatcagtattcatatgctgcggaagcttacatcttatcagcagaaaactgggtgctaccgccacacctagagtgaattctatcacctctttgacaaactccactctaagtgcacaggctaaacttacaacattaacaacaatccctgtctacatcaaagagtagaccccaacctcaacttccatcctattcagagctcatcgggctacaggaacccaccctatataacatctgttaacagaaaacacattgaagtgtagttagcacgacggctaagcaaggatatccattgtcactcaaaagtagacaaaggtttgaaaacacaaataatttggaagttcgtaaagtttttacccatgatttgaaaacctacctgcaaccaaatgattcacagatagtatagtagcgtatataagttaaatcatgtaaagcttttctcaaataagaataatggcataactgccgctcaaaatcattttcatgtctttcagacgaatttgcaaaccttctcatttccaggaatttcatcattttcacgatacacgcgtgaattttcacaaccatacttgacatcttcacaatatcccatttctcagacatcactcgactagtttcttggaactagtatcacatatctcatcatagtcattgatttaaccattacttgtgaaaactcgacttagtttcatttcaaagtatgaggccttataggaaatgttgaatattccttgtcgttgaccgattgaacctggaacatgggcttgcggtcattacccaagttctcttctcggtcctttggacgatggttcattagaatggcccctagtgtggccccgcctaggtccattaaaatgacaccaacccggagacgatggagtcaatacgcttaagtgtgcacacccccacagtctagacatacatgagtgacgtagagactcggcgaatagacttcgcctaagtacgaatacaactgtacatatttcaatgacaaccttcggtaattatagcccgaggtaaaaagacaacaaggtcctcgtaacttcttgaaactaaggttttattcattttagacatcattttctcatcattcccACGTAAAGTACCCACTcactaaaagtggtattttccttaaaaaaaaaaaaggttttgacaaccgatgtaccaaaatagcatacgttcttcaacgtaagttttcagaaacatttttacttgcccaaaggcttttcaagcatagctcaagtacgagcaaaatttggaagaaaacacaGCTGAACAcgagctggtcactcatcggatacttatatattctactaacactacatatctccattcccaatacttattccttatcatgaacttcagtctatcttacaatccaatcatcatcggtaatccataatcatggttccaccattaactaataatagatagttatccttgtcactatcgacatcaacaacttccaccatgatcaacaccattagatcataacttgaggatatcgcacatccataatcgatacttagtcacccataatccaacaattgactttaatcactcttaagcattaattattgtcattagtaactactaaccttgtaatccatcatcgacaacaagtcaacaacattataacatcattatcaagtcctcgaaagcattaacaccattattaaccataatccataattatccattaatctaaaccattaattcataattaccaaatcataactcatgtaccataattatagcattatatatcaccaccataattacAATTCAACTTCTTAGatcaacaacataatgacatcaccatcatcaataatgttatccatcattccatcatcctcatttaattccatcattgatccaatctttaatcataatccttataagctcataatcttcataactttccttatttattaataagaataatagttcctaatcaccattttaatcactaatcaccacccttaaccataattcataattaatttccaccttaaatcaataaaccataacccatatgcataattaccctcattagtcttaacccattaatattgtaatccttacttatttatgatgcccataactcatatttagtccacaatttctcaccttcaacaacttactcatctatacttaacataaatctttagtccttactccaacattatcctcatcactaggcttcaacgtgaaccaaatcaccataattaatcattaagtactcttaatcatcaccttaatgcaccatcattaattaacaaaattcattattgcccataaatcaccattaaactttaagtaccccttaaatccatcgttaatatactcataagctattaatcatccaagaaccaccatctcataatctatatgccaacatccatattcataacaactttagcaacaccattaatgagaactcaccaacacaacattttgtacatatatattatgtaaaatacaattacatatatattatacataccacatgtacataacaattttacttagatctcatcatatttcaaccaaacaatcaattatccaatttcaagtgactaaacctaCTTAatggattccttacctcaaccgggttactagtcttgtagaagactcttggagttgatttccccaatttcaccttaaaaccctaggattccaccaacaacatccccaatttcaccttaaaaccctaggattccaccaacaacataacacataatttaagaaatccctaggattccaccaacaacataacacataatttaagaaattttaacttagattcatgatctaggaaggaaaacaaagcttttgaaccgattaaaatagaaatttaccgaacaaattgcgaTTGGAGCTTGAAACTttgattctctctctctctctctctctctctctctcacggaATTGGTGTGAAGAAATGGAAgaatgaaatgaaattcttcttcttccttatcatatatacatatatacgtaatattatatataataataataataataataataataataataataataataataataaaatatatggaatgcttatccaaactcatctcttaaaattaatattttaatcatatggtaaaaattgtgacacttgtcactaccttgtggtgggtaagggaaaatatcttcttttggattgttcgggattaaaacagatgaattctcggtagaaaataatttaattccaataattttcgaaaccaaaaatttactccagactgaaacttaaaattgggctaggttcggttcaccgcgaaatttcgcgatgtacgatcaaaaataaatttttgctgctatgggctaatttaattaaataggaaattccagaataatagtatggtgtctaaaaatccatttcctaggacaaacgggtccgaatactagctcctaaaatttttacggttcgtgaccgagacgtacgatcgcagcttaataacaactatactcacttataaaaattcttttgaaatatctgaagatcataacttatgaatgtcaacgccttaggataaaataataatgttaggaaaatacggggtattacagcgCGTCCACATGCGTGTGGACGGGCGTGGAACCAACACCACGAGGAATATAAACCCATTCGGCCGAACCACGCCATTTCGCACTCCAAAACCtaaattttcttctcttctccacgcaaggtaacCTCCAAACTTAAAGGTTTGAGCATAGCGAAttattttcatcttcaagaAGGTTAAAAGCAtcaccatcaaggtaatttcatCTCTTTTAACCATTTTATTGAATATCCATGAGTTTAGAAGATTTGAATGTTGAAATTTCATCCTACAATATCTTGaatgtttttgaatgatttgaatgtctAAATTGGTttatgtaataccccgtattttcctaaggcgttgacattcataagttatgatcttcagatatttcaaaagaatttttataagtgagtatagttgttattaagctgcgatcgaacgtcccggtcacgaaccgtaaaaattttaagagctagtattcggacccgtttgtcataggaaatggatttttagacaccatactattattcttgaatttcctatttaattaaatcagctcatagcagcgaaaatttattttgatcgtacatcgctaaatttcgcggtgtaccgaacctagcccaattttgagggttagtctggaataaatttttagtttcggaaattattctatctggattattttctaccgaaactttatctgtttggaccccaactgataagttggaagatattttattatttttttttccaatcttatcacataagattgtgatgtagtataaaagcca
Coding sequences within it:
- the LOC115998140 gene encoding glycine-rich cell wall structural protein-like, with the translated sequence MGVCTLYVIVCVLLILYMVDNGRSESGLGGNDGILYQGEGNGVYVRDGSGKGRYLKTMITSETNGESKLINKGGIGANLNKAIVDMGGISGGALGGFEACAAIGGGIEGGFGGGDGEFGGDIHGSWGLSVGGGIDIPGGIGKEFVLKNELKGDGGSGISEGFRAGIGQDFGDKVGNVINGGVGGGIGTDFGNGGSLGDKVVDDIGGGIRGGGGGGIGFGFGGGSGDGGVGLGGGFGGGVGTDFGNGGSLGDKVGDDIGRGISGGGGGGIGFGFGGGSGGGLGGGFGGGVGDDIGGGISGGGSGGGGGGIGFGFGGGDGYGNGNGRGFGGRSGGFGSGSGGGGNCGGLGGGSFGKGGGISSRIGGGYGDNDIGGELGDGLVDRIGGGGGFGGGFGGGIGGGAIGGGGGNGGGLPDFGGGLGRGGFGLGMNEGTGSGAESNTGFGGGL